One part of the Streptomyces sp. NBC_00286 genome encodes these proteins:
- the urtD gene encoding urea ABC transporter ATP-binding protein UrtD, with product MSELSGLRIRQLRVSFDGFKAVDGVDLDVQPGDLRFLIGPNGAGKTTLVDAVTGLVKAEGSALFGDEELLGRSVHKIARSGIGRTFQTATVFEELTVLQNLDIAAGAGRGMLTMLRRRKGVPESVARALETVGLAELADSPAGTLAHGQKQWLEIGMLLVQDVRLLLLDEPVAGMSHDERQATGELLERISEERTVVVIEHDMDFMRSFARSVSVLHAGKVLSEGTVAEVQADPKVQEVYLGHAAAGDALDTAAPAAVQEA from the coding sequence ATGAGTGAACTCTCAGGCCTTCGGATACGGCAACTGCGGGTCTCCTTCGACGGGTTCAAGGCCGTCGACGGCGTGGACCTGGACGTACAGCCGGGCGATCTGCGCTTCCTCATCGGGCCGAACGGCGCGGGCAAGACGACGCTCGTCGACGCCGTCACCGGTCTGGTGAAGGCGGAGGGTTCGGCGCTCTTCGGGGATGAGGAGCTGCTCGGGCGCAGCGTCCACAAGATCGCCCGGTCGGGCATCGGCCGTACGTTCCAAACGGCCACGGTCTTCGAGGAGTTGACCGTCCTTCAGAACCTGGACATCGCGGCGGGCGCAGGACGCGGGATGCTGACGATGCTGCGGCGCCGCAAGGGCGTTCCGGAGTCCGTGGCACGGGCGCTGGAGACGGTGGGGCTCGCGGAGCTGGCCGACAGCCCCGCCGGGACGCTCGCGCACGGGCAGAAGCAGTGGCTGGAGATCGGCATGCTGCTCGTGCAGGACGTACGGCTGCTGCTGCTCGACGAGCCGGTCGCGGGGATGAGCCATGACGAACGGCAGGCCACCGGCGAGCTGTTGGAACGGATCAGCGAGGAGCGGACCGTGGTCGTCATCGAGCACGACATGGACTTCATGCGGTCCTTCGCGCGCAGCGTCAGCGTGCTGCACGCGGGCAAGGTGCTGAGCGAGGGAACGGTGGCCGAGGTGCAGGCGGATCCCAAGGTGCAGGAGGTGTACCTCGGGCACGCTGCCGCCGGGGACGCACTCGACACCGCGGCCCCCGCGGCCGTACAGGAGGCGTGA